ACCTGCTCTTTTCGATTGTCCTCTGCTGTTTTAATAACAGTAATTCCCGTTTTAACCGTTCATTTTCCTGCCGCATGGTTTCACGGGAATTTCCGTCAGGAATCAGGCAGACTTCATACCAAGCTTTACTGCGTCCGGCCACCGCTTCACTCGTTCGTTTCACCGTGGCTTTCGGATAGCAGGATCTCAGCGCAGCAAGTTCCTGATCCGACAGCCTGAGCTCCCTGTAATAGATCCCTTCTCTAAAGGAATCATGGAGAAAACGATCAAAGGTGCTTTCCGGCATCTGCTGTCACCCCTCTAAGAAAAGCGTTTTCTTAACTATATCGCGGGCAGCAGATTTTTATGACTTTTGGTACACCGATTCTTTTACGACCACGTTGGCCACGACTTCCATCGGATCGATCAGCGGTACAGAGAGATGATACGGCTTCAATACAAGACCGATTTCCGTGCATCCGGAAATGATCAGTTCTGCTCCGTTATTCAAAAGTTCCATGGATGCTTCCTTCAACTTATCCAATGGATCATGATCAGTATTTCCGCTTTTAATTCCATTCTCTCCATAAATGGCGTCCATGACTTTATTTTTCTGTGTCAATGGCGTAGGCGTAACGACCTCCAAGTGGTCGAAATACTTCTGGAACAATCCGCTCTCCAACGTCCCCGTCGTCGCCAATACGCCGATCTTCGTAACTTTCGGGTAATGGTCCTGAATGAATTTCTTCAATTCAAGAAAAGCATT
This sequence is a window from Bacillus sp. SB49. Protein-coding genes within it:
- a CDS encoding aspartate/glutamate racemase family protein — translated: MNDKLIGILGGMGPEATAECYLKIIRATDASKDQEHYRVIIDSNAKIPDRTEAISGRGASPVPEMTHAAKNLEKLGVEVAVIPCMTAHYFIEEVQKSVSFPLLNAFLELKKFIQDHYPKVTKIGVLATTGTLESGLFQKYFDHLEVVTPTPLTQKNKVMDAIYGENGIKSGNTDHDPLDKLKEASMELLNNGAELIISGCTEIGLVLKPYHLSVPLIDPMEVVANVVVKESVYQKS